Proteins co-encoded in one Candidatus Krumholzibacteriota bacterium genomic window:
- a CDS encoding adenylosuccinate lyase translates to MIPRYSLPEIARIWTDEYRYDLWREIEVLYCEGLAAYGLIPKKAAREIRARAGFDVAAIERIEKETRHDVIAFLTDMSSRIGPAGRYLHMGMTSSDLLDTALACQMRDAGREIMTKLRRLRSVLRRQAVRYKRTPMVGRTHGIHAEPITFGLKILVWYEEVDRHVERLRAAIEEISVGQMTGAVGTMTHVDPRVERWTMKRLGLRPAPVTTQIVPRDRHAAYMTTLSLVGASLEKMATEIRSLQRTDIGEAEEPFTKGQKGSSAMPHKRNPILTERVSGMARLLRGNALAAVENVALWHERDISHSSVERVIVPDSTMILGYMLEKFTWVMANLRVNRRRMLENLDATGGLVFSQHILLKLVENGVSREDAYAIVQGAAMKSMTGATTFRELLLADRRVLDACGAAAVEAVFDVETHLDRIDFIFRRVLGSGGKRTKG, encoded by the coding sequence TTGATTCCGAGGTATTCCCTTCCCGAGATCGCCCGCATCTGGACCGACGAGTACCGGTACGACCTCTGGCGCGAGATCGAGGTCCTCTACTGCGAGGGGCTCGCCGCCTACGGGCTGATCCCGAAGAAGGCGGCGCGCGAGATCCGCGCCCGGGCCGGCTTCGACGTGGCCGCGATCGAGCGGATCGAGAAGGAGACGCGCCACGACGTCATCGCCTTCCTCACCGACATGTCCTCGCGCATCGGCCCCGCCGGCCGCTACCTGCACATGGGGATGACGAGCAGCGACCTGCTCGACACGGCCCTCGCCTGCCAGATGCGCGACGCGGGGCGGGAGATCATGACGAAACTGCGCCGCCTGCGGAGCGTGCTGCGGCGGCAGGCGGTCCGCTACAAGCGCACGCCGATGGTCGGCCGCACCCACGGGATCCACGCCGAGCCGATCACCTTCGGCCTCAAGATCCTCGTGTGGTACGAGGAGGTCGACCGGCACGTCGAGCGCCTCCGGGCGGCGATCGAGGAGATCTCCGTCGGGCAGATGACCGGCGCCGTCGGCACGATGACGCACGTCGATCCGCGCGTGGAGCGCTGGACCATGAAGCGGCTCGGCCTCCGCCCCGCGCCGGTGACGACCCAGATCGTCCCGCGCGACCGCCACGCCGCGTACATGACGACCCTCTCGCTCGTCGGGGCCTCGCTGGAGAAGATGGCGACGGAGATCCGCTCGCTCCAGCGCACCGACATCGGCGAGGCCGAGGAGCCGTTCACGAAGGGGCAGAAGGGCTCGAGCGCGATGCCGCACAAGCGCAACCCGATCCTCACCGAGCGGGTCAGCGGGATGGCCCGCCTGCTCCGCGGGAACGCCCTCGCCGCGGTCGAGAACGTGGCCCTCTGGCACGAGCGCGACATCAGCCACTCCTCGGTGGAGCGGGTGATCGTGCCCGACTCCACGATGATTCTCGGCTACATGCTCGAGAAGTTCACCTGGGTGATGGCGAACCTCCGGGTGAACCGCCGCCGGATGCTGGAGAATCTCGACGCCACCGGCGGGCTCGTCTTCTCGCAGCACATCCTCCTCAAGCTCGTCGAGAACGGGGTGAGCCGGGAGGACGCCTACGCGATCGTCCAGGGGGCGGCGATGAAGAGCATGACGGGCGCGACGACCTTCAGGGAACTGCTGCTCGCCGACCGGCGCGTGCTCGACGCGTGCGGCGCCGCCGCCGTCGAGGCGGTCTTCGACGTCGAAACGCATCTCGACCGGATCGATTTCATCTTCCGGCGCGTGCTGGGAAGCGGCGGCAAACGAACGAAAGGATAG
- the purL gene encoding phosphoribosylformylglycinamidine synthase subunit PurL has protein sequence MLKGTIPIGGATDEAAAALLAEHGLNLTVGEARRVVSLLGRDPTIVELTIFNTMWSEHCSYKSSRRILGELLPVAAPNVVMGPGEDAGIVRFAETGDGDWWCLVIAHESHNHPSQVLPVEGAATGIGGIVRDVYCMGAEVVGVLDPLRFGDPAGRRGRLSVSIAQGVVDGIASYGNPLGVPNLGGDVVFDAGYDENCLVNVVAVGLVRESHILRSRVPEEGQTTPYRIILVGKPTDDSGFGGAAFASEDLAGEEEADRGAVQVPDPFLKRVLAVANRRVLELARERGLAIGFKDLGAGGIACVTSEIADAGGFGVTIDLDRVNVAAGHFPPAVVSCSETQERYGLAVPEELVDDVLRIYNEDYELPHLYHGAGAFVIGEVTGEKTYRITSGGETVCEAAVDVITTGIAYDREQTPRRRVFDEPARDPERSLQEDFPALLARPNIASKNHVFRHYDSEVQGRAVIRPGEADAGVIAPLPGSPVGLAFSVDGNPAYGKIDPYLGGALAVCEAARNVAAVGAVPSTMTDCLNYGNPEIPEVFWEFVEGVRGIGDACRGIGLLSHPGHPIPIVSGNVSFYNQGESGKAIPPSPIIACAGVVEDYARCRSMRWKEAGNELFLVGEPRDELGGSEYYRLAYDAEGANVPGADFVRERQQIAAVIEMHRLGMVESCHDVGGGGLLTAIAEMALGGGGEGRLGLALDVTGLCAATGLPPETVLFAETGAFLVETPAGNEREILALCARNRVRLHRLGWIVDRPRLEVLAGDERLAAWELAALADIYMNACRGIFGVG, from the coding sequence GTGCTGAAGGGAACGATCCCCATCGGGGGCGCGACGGACGAAGCGGCCGCCGCCCTGCTCGCCGAGCACGGGCTCAACCTCACCGTCGGGGAGGCGAGGCGCGTCGTCTCGCTCCTCGGCCGCGACCCGACGATCGTCGAGCTGACGATCTTCAACACGATGTGGAGCGAGCACTGCAGCTACAAGAGCAGCCGCAGGATCCTCGGCGAGCTTCTGCCCGTCGCGGCGCCGAACGTCGTCATGGGGCCGGGCGAGGACGCCGGCATCGTCCGCTTCGCCGAGACGGGCGACGGCGACTGGTGGTGCCTCGTCATCGCGCACGAGAGCCACAACCACCCCTCGCAGGTGCTGCCCGTCGAGGGCGCGGCCACGGGGATCGGCGGGATCGTCCGCGACGTCTACTGCATGGGCGCCGAGGTCGTCGGCGTGCTCGACCCGCTGCGGTTCGGCGACCCGGCGGGCAGGCGCGGGCGCCTCTCCGTCTCGATCGCACAGGGCGTGGTCGACGGGATCGCCTCCTACGGCAACCCGCTCGGCGTGCCGAACCTCGGCGGCGACGTCGTCTTCGACGCCGGCTACGACGAGAACTGCCTCGTGAACGTCGTGGCGGTGGGACTCGTGCGCGAATCGCACATCCTCCGCAGCCGCGTTCCCGAGGAGGGACAGACGACCCCCTACCGGATCATCCTCGTCGGCAAGCCGACCGACGACTCCGGCTTCGGCGGCGCCGCCTTCGCCTCGGAGGACCTTGCCGGCGAGGAGGAAGCCGACCGTGGCGCCGTGCAGGTGCCCGATCCCTTCCTCAAGCGGGTGCTCGCCGTGGCGAACCGCCGCGTTCTCGAACTGGCGCGCGAGCGCGGCCTCGCGATCGGCTTCAAGGATCTCGGCGCAGGCGGGATCGCCTGCGTGACGAGCGAGATCGCCGACGCCGGCGGCTTCGGCGTGACGATCGATCTCGACCGGGTCAACGTCGCCGCGGGGCACTTCCCGCCGGCCGTCGTCTCCTGCTCGGAGACGCAGGAGCGCTACGGCCTCGCCGTTCCCGAGGAACTGGTCGACGACGTCCTGAGGATCTACAACGAGGACTACGAGCTGCCGCACCTCTACCACGGCGCGGGGGCCTTCGTGATCGGGGAGGTCACCGGGGAGAAGACCTACCGCATCACGAGCGGCGGCGAGACGGTCTGCGAGGCGGCCGTCGACGTCATCACGACGGGGATCGCCTACGACCGCGAACAGACCCCCCGCCGGCGCGTCTTCGACGAGCCGGCGCGCGATCCGGAACGCTCGCTGCAGGAGGATTTCCCCGCCCTGCTCGCCCGGCCCAACATCGCCTCGAAGAACCACGTCTTCCGGCACTACGACAGCGAGGTGCAGGGGCGGGCCGTGATCCGGCCGGGAGAGGCCGACGCCGGCGTCATCGCCCCGCTGCCCGGCAGCCCGGTGGGGCTCGCCTTCTCCGTCGACGGCAATCCCGCCTACGGCAAGATCGATCCCTATCTCGGCGGCGCCCTCGCCGTCTGCGAGGCGGCGCGCAATGTCGCGGCCGTCGGCGCCGTCCCCTCGACGATGACCGACTGCCTCAACTACGGCAACCCCGAGATCCCCGAGGTCTTCTGGGAGTTCGTCGAGGGGGTGCGGGGGATCGGCGACGCGTGCAGGGGGATCGGCCTGCTGTCGCATCCCGGGCACCCGATCCCGATCGTCTCGGGGAACGTGAGCTTCTACAACCAGGGCGAGAGCGGCAAGGCGATCCCTCCCTCGCCGATCATCGCCTGCGCCGGCGTCGTCGAGGATTACGCCCGCTGCCGGTCGATGCGGTGGAAGGAGGCGGGCAACGAGCTCTTCCTCGTCGGCGAGCCGCGCGACGAGCTCGGCGGGAGCGAGTACTACCGGCTCGCCTACGACGCGGAGGGCGCGAACGTCCCCGGGGCCGATTTCGTCCGCGAGCGGCAGCAGATCGCCGCGGTGATCGAGATGCACCGGCTCGGCATGGTCGAGTCCTGCCACGACGTCGGCGGCGGCGGGCTCCTCACGGCGATCGCCGAGATGGCCCTCGGCGGCGGCGGCGAAGGGCGACTCGGGCTGGCCCTCGACGTGACCGGGCTCTGCGCGGCGACGGGGCTGCCCCCCGAGACGGTCCTCTTCGCCGAGACCGGGGCCTTCCTCGTCGAGACGCCCGCGGGCAACGAGCGCGAGATACTCGCCCTCTGCGCGCGCAACCGCGTCCGCCTGCACCGGCTGGGTTGGATCGTCGATCGGCCGCGTCTCGAGGTGCTCGCCGGCGACGAGCGGCTCGCCGCGTGGGAACTGGCCGCGCTCGCCGATATCTACATGAACGCATGCCGCGGGATCTTCGGCGTCGGGTGA
- the purQ gene encoding phosphoribosylformylglycinamidine synthase I, translating to MAIIQFPGVNCEDETAAAVRAVGRKAALFRWNDDPSLLAGAAAIVLPGGFSYQDRIRAGVVAAKDRVMDTIGELASAGIPVLGICNGAQVLVESGFIPGIHWERVDLALAPNVMADRAGYYCAWTHLRAEKSACLWTGAFAPEEIVPVPIAHAEGRFVADDAAILEEMERAGQVALRYCTVRGEIDPSFPVNPNGSVGNIAGVCNPAGNVLAMMPHPERASWLRQVPEDLDGPWGRRRRAAAGEATRMEEEGPGRRFFASIPAGKGGSR from the coding sequence GTGGCGATCATACAGTTCCCCGGCGTCAACTGCGAGGACGAGACGGCCGCCGCCGTGCGGGCCGTGGGGCGGAAAGCGGCGCTCTTCCGCTGGAACGACGATCCGTCGCTCCTCGCGGGCGCGGCGGCGATCGTGCTGCCCGGCGGCTTCTCCTACCAGGACCGCATCCGCGCGGGGGTGGTCGCGGCGAAGGACCGGGTGATGGACACGATCGGCGAGCTGGCCTCGGCGGGCATCCCCGTCCTCGGCATCTGCAACGGGGCGCAGGTCCTCGTCGAGTCCGGTTTCATCCCGGGGATCCACTGGGAGCGGGTCGACCTCGCGCTCGCGCCGAACGTCATGGCGGACCGGGCCGGATACTACTGCGCGTGGACACACCTGCGCGCCGAGAAGAGCGCCTGCCTGTGGACCGGCGCCTTCGCGCCCGAAGAGATCGTGCCGGTGCCGATCGCGCACGCCGAGGGGCGCTTCGTCGCCGACGACGCCGCGATCCTCGAGGAGATGGAACGCGCCGGCCAGGTGGCGCTTCGCTACTGCACCGTGCGCGGCGAGATCGATCCGTCCTTCCCCGTCAACCCGAACGGGTCGGTCGGCAACATCGCCGGCGTCTGCAACCCCGCGGGCAACGTCCTCGCGATGATGCCCCATCCCGAGCGCGCCTCGTGGCTGCGGCAGGTCCCCGAGGACCTCGACGGGCCGTGGGGCCGGCGCCGCCGGGCGGCCGCCGGCGAGGCGACGCGGATGGAGGAGGAGGGGCCGGGGCGCCGGTTCTTCGCCTCGATCCCCGCGGGAAAGGGGGGATCGCGATGA
- a CDS encoding amidophosphoribosyltransferase — protein sequence MKEECAVLGVYGSEEAAQLAYLGLYALQHRGQESSGIITSDGEQVHEHRGMGLVSKVFDEKTLARLGGHLAIGHNRYSTTGMSHIVNAQPFLVDCKIGKIAVAHNGNLVNAAALRREMEESGSIFRSTMDSEVILHLIARSERRAIHAMIADALGRVQGAYSLIFLVKDRLVAARDPRGFRPLCIGRLGDATILASESCAFDILGATYAREIEPGEMVVVDERGVESVRFAEPAPRLSRCIFEFIYFSRPDSRVFGENVDKIRRKLGRRLAEEAPAPADIVISVPDSSNTIALGYANASGLPFELGLIRNHYVGRTFIQPRQAARDWDVRIKFNPVRGVLKDRSIVVVDDSIVRGSTMRKLVRMLYAAGAAQVHLRIGAPPVTHSCYYGIDTPNRSELIAATHSTAEIESYLGVDSLRYLSVEGLRSCVDDPDNYCTACFSGEYPTVRNGVHPKDIFEHGCGCGGCEES from the coding sequence ATGAAGGAGGAATGCGCGGTCCTGGGCGTGTACGGCAGCGAGGAGGCGGCCCAGCTCGCCTACCTCGGCCTCTACGCGCTGCAGCACCGCGGCCAGGAGAGCTCCGGGATCATCACCTCAGACGGCGAGCAGGTCCACGAGCATCGCGGGATGGGGCTGGTCTCGAAGGTCTTCGACGAGAAGACGCTGGCCCGGCTCGGCGGGCATCTCGCCATCGGGCACAACCGCTATTCGACGACGGGGATGTCGCACATCGTCAACGCGCAGCCCTTCCTCGTCGACTGCAAGATCGGGAAGATCGCCGTCGCTCACAACGGCAACCTCGTCAACGCCGCCGCCCTGCGCCGCGAGATGGAGGAGAGCGGATCGATCTTCCGGAGCACGATGGACAGCGAGGTGATCCTCCACCTCATCGCGCGCAGCGAGCGCCGGGCGATCCACGCGATGATCGCCGACGCCCTCGGCCGCGTGCAGGGCGCCTATTCGCTCATCTTCCTCGTGAAGGACCGGCTCGTCGCCGCCCGCGACCCGCGGGGATTCCGGCCCCTCTGCATCGGCCGCCTCGGCGACGCGACGATCCTCGCCTCGGAGAGCTGCGCCTTCGACATCCTCGGCGCGACCTACGCGCGGGAGATCGAGCCGGGGGAGATGGTCGTCGTCGACGAGCGCGGCGTCGAGAGCGTGCGGTTCGCCGAGCCGGCCCCGCGGCTCTCGCGCTGCATCTTCGAATTCATCTATTTCTCGCGTCCCGACAGCCGCGTCTTCGGCGAGAACGTCGACAAGATCCGGCGCAAGCTCGGGCGCAGGCTCGCCGAGGAAGCGCCGGCGCCGGCAGACATCGTGATCTCGGTCCCCGACTCGAGCAACACGATCGCCCTCGGGTACGCGAACGCGTCGGGGCTGCCCTTCGAACTGGGCCTCATCCGGAACCACTACGTGGGGCGGACCTTCATCCAGCCCCGGCAGGCCGCCCGCGACTGGGACGTGCGGATAAAGTTCAACCCGGTCAGGGGCGTGCTGAAGGACCGCTCGATCGTCGTCGTCGACGACTCGATCGTCAGGGGCTCGACGATGCGCAAGCTCGTCAGGATGCTCTACGCGGCGGGGGCCGCCCAGGTGCACCTGCGCATCGGCGCGCCGCCGGTGACGCACTCCTGCTACTACGGGATCGACACGCCGAACCGGAGCGAGCTGATCGCCGCGACCCACTCGACGGCCGAGATCGAGAGCTACCTCGGCGTGGACTCCCTGCGCTACCTCTCCGTCGAGGGGCTGAGGAGCTGCGTGGACGACCCGGACAACTACTGCACCGCCTGCTTCTCCGGCGAATACCCGACGGTCCGCAACGGCGTCCACCCCAAGGACATCTTCGAGCACGGGTGCGGGTGCGGCGGCTGCGAGGAGAGCTGA
- a CDS encoding TldD/PmbA family protein has protein sequence MPPIDEIHDALAFCTAGGAEFAELFFESTLLHAVVCEDGRVERVTSGLDEGFGFRATTGTRTAYGYSNRLDGGELMKIGRGVLAELGGSGGREAIRPGLPATAVAEAAVPAEGVPVEKKVEIVLAADRAARAAGSGIGQVQAACRDSLQRVSIFNSEGVAVSDERRQIVFTVRAIATDGHDLQTAYRSIGGRAGFEIFDDDEHEALAAEAGKSALTILGARRAPAGTMTVVLASCAGGTMTHEAIGHGLEGDAAEKGLSIYSGKVGERVASPLVTVIDDATLAGRRGSYGFDDEGAPARRTVSVERGVLRGYLLDRRTARKTGRESTGNGRRQNFRFRPIVRMSNTFIAPGEDDPAAIVAEVDRGLYVARMGGGQVDTSSGDFVFKVNEAFLIEKGRIGEPVRGATLIGNGPQVLREIDRVGDDLGFDIGTCGKDGQQVPVADAQPTLRIPSITVGGEA, from the coding sequence ATGCCCCCGATCGACGAGATACACGACGCGCTCGCCTTCTGCACCGCCGGCGGCGCGGAGTTCGCCGAGCTCTTCTTCGAGTCGACGCTTCTCCACGCCGTCGTCTGCGAGGACGGCCGCGTCGAGCGCGTGACGAGCGGGCTCGACGAGGGATTCGGCTTCCGCGCGACGACGGGGACCCGGACGGCCTACGGCTATTCCAACCGGCTCGACGGCGGGGAGCTCATGAAAATCGGCCGCGGGGTCCTCGCCGAGCTCGGCGGCAGCGGCGGCCGAGAGGCGATCCGCCCCGGCCTGCCGGCGACGGCCGTCGCGGAGGCGGCCGTTCCCGCCGAGGGCGTGCCGGTCGAGAAGAAGGTCGAGATCGTGCTCGCCGCCGACCGGGCCGCGCGCGCGGCGGGGAGCGGGATCGGCCAGGTGCAGGCCGCATGCCGCGATTCCCTCCAGCGCGTCTCGATCTTCAACAGCGAGGGGGTCGCGGTCAGCGACGAGCGCCGGCAGATCGTCTTCACGGTGCGGGCGATCGCCACCGACGGGCACGACCTCCAGACCGCCTACCGGAGCATCGGGGGGCGGGCGGGATTCGAGATATTCGATGACGACGAGCACGAGGCGCTCGCCGCCGAGGCGGGAAAGAGCGCCCTGACGATACTCGGGGCCCGGCGCGCGCCGGCGGGGACGATGACGGTCGTCTTGGCGAGCTGCGCGGGCGGGACGATGACACACGAGGCCATCGGGCACGGCCTCGAGGGAGACGCCGCGGAAAAGGGGTTGTCGATCTACAGCGGGAAGGTCGGGGAACGCGTGGCGTCCCCGCTCGTCACGGTGATCGACGACGCGACCCTCGCAGGCAGGCGGGGCTCCTACGGATTCGACGACGAGGGCGCGCCCGCCCGGCGGACGGTGTCCGTCGAGCGGGGCGTGCTGCGCGGGTACCTTCTCGACCGCCGGACGGCGCGCAAGACGGGCCGCGAATCGACCGGGAACGGCCGACGCCAGAATTTCCGCTTTCGGCCCATCGTGCGGATGAGCAACACCTTCATCGCGCCGGGAGAGGACGATCCCGCCGCGATCGTCGCGGAGGTCGATCGCGGCCTCTACGTGGCGCGGATGGGCGGCGGGCAGGTGGACACCTCGAGCGGCGACTTCGTCTTCAAGGTGAACGAGGCCTTTCTCATCGAGAAGGGCAGGATCGGAGAGCCGGTCAGGGGAGCGACCCTGATCGGCAACGGACCGCAGGTGCTCCGCGAGATCGACCGGGTCGGCGACGACCTCGGCTTCGACATCGGCACCTGCGGCAAGGACGGCCAGCAGGTGCCCGTGGCCGACGCACAACCCACATTGCGCATTCCGTCGATCACCGTCGGGGGGGAAGCGTAG
- a CDS encoding DUF2344 domain-containing protein, with protein MATRAVHLYDDGILPAVRQPSRYIDRELHAGPGWQAGAYNVLLVFPDVYEIGMSHGGLRILHGRLAAMEGVRVEFAYAPWPDLEDLLRATGEPLRSWASLTPVADFDLVGITLQYELHYTNVLTILDRAGLALEAAARPDDAPLVVAGGPCSSNPLPLIPALDAVFLGDGEESLVEAVGLLAAGARGGERGRRAGRRALAGVEGVYVDGITPRARARRFRDIGGERPAPIVPAAEVVHDRLGVEIMRGCTRGCRFCHAGVVYRPRRERPVERIVSEVISGIDESGWDEVSLLSLSTSDYRSLGPLLDRLVPELERRRVSLALPSLRPETITDRLVAASATVRRSGFTLAPEAGTERLRRAINKGMTDDEIVEGCRRIVDAGWQVLKLYFMIGLPTETGEDLAGIAGLVERILGLPGRRGRFRLNVSISPFVPKPHTPFQWERQCTAAEFAEKERFLAGRIRDRRVQLSLRDPEISVLEGIVARGDRSLWPAIVRAWRIGARFDSWKDHFRADLWACALEKAGLDREELLGPRDPDAPLPWDVFEQGVSVAHLRRERERAVAGELTADCRTDGCHGCDACRDDEDRVACEAAASPAPAGPAAPLAPTAPAISPGKNLPAPGAANDQAEDAPVYRYRVRYEKRGRIRFLSHRELINVIQRVLRRTELPLSFTEGFRPRPRLSMGPPLPVGAEGTREFFDIELTRPAEMTPARFEGLLHEGLHVTACAGPVDRRRAKLSPVTRFAWRVDLEPPRLAAAALLAGEDSVSGREAMWYHLARSLSVREAPGADLPADVAGTVLAAWEDLFSRGAVVVDRKGRERSTVGCVATGAGDDLVDLVVPGTERGWLTPADLLAAVLPAWIVPLARIERTGIEYGTDTGFADPVESIE; from the coding sequence ATGGCGACACGAGCCGTTCACCTCTACGACGACGGCATCCTTCCGGCCGTCCGCCAGCCGTCGCGGTACATCGATCGCGAGCTGCACGCCGGCCCGGGCTGGCAGGCGGGCGCGTACAACGTCCTCCTCGTCTTCCCCGACGTCTACGAGATCGGCATGAGCCACGGGGGGCTGCGGATCCTGCACGGCCGCCTCGCAGCCATGGAGGGGGTCCGGGTGGAGTTCGCCTACGCCCCCTGGCCCGATCTCGAGGATCTTCTGCGGGCGACCGGCGAGCCGCTCCGCTCATGGGCAAGCCTCACGCCCGTCGCCGACTTCGACCTCGTCGGGATCACCCTGCAGTACGAGCTGCACTACACGAACGTTCTGACGATCCTCGACCGGGCGGGGCTCGCCCTCGAGGCGGCCGCGCGCCCGGACGACGCCCCCCTCGTCGTCGCCGGCGGCCCCTGCTCGTCGAACCCCCTGCCGCTCATTCCCGCGCTCGACGCCGTCTTCCTCGGGGACGGCGAGGAATCGCTCGTCGAGGCGGTCGGCCTCCTCGCCGCGGGCGCCCGCGGCGGCGAACGCGGCCGCCGGGCCGGGCGAAGGGCGCTCGCCGGCGTCGAGGGGGTCTACGTGGACGGAATCACGCCGCGGGCCCGCGCGAGGCGGTTCCGCGACATCGGCGGGGAGCGGCCGGCCCCGATCGTCCCCGCCGCCGAGGTCGTCCACGACCGGCTCGGCGTGGAGATCATGCGCGGCTGTACGCGGGGCTGCCGATTCTGCCACGCGGGGGTCGTCTACCGGCCGCGGCGCGAGCGGCCCGTCGAGCGGATCGTCTCGGAGGTGATCTCGGGGATCGACGAATCCGGATGGGACGAGGTCTCCCTTCTGTCGCTGTCCACGTCGGACTATCGCTCGCTCGGGCCCCTCCTCGACCGCCTCGTGCCCGAGCTCGAGCGGCGGCGCGTCTCGCTGGCCCTCCCGAGCCTCCGCCCGGAGACGATCACCGACCGCCTCGTCGCCGCCTCGGCGACGGTGCGACGGTCGGGGTTCACGCTCGCGCCGGAGGCGGGCACCGAGCGGCTCAGGCGGGCGATCAACAAGGGGATGACCGACGACGAGATCGTCGAGGGGTGCCGGCGCATCGTCGACGCGGGCTGGCAGGTGCTCAAGCTCTACTTCATGATCGGGCTGCCCACGGAGACCGGGGAGGATCTCGCGGGGATCGCCGGGCTCGTCGAGCGCATCCTGGGGCTTCCCGGCCGGCGCGGGCGCTTCCGCCTCAACGTCTCGATCTCCCCCTTCGTGCCGAAGCCGCACACCCCCTTCCAGTGGGAGCGGCAGTGCACGGCGGCCGAGTTCGCCGAAAAGGAGCGGTTCCTCGCGGGCCGGATCCGCGACCGGCGCGTCCAGCTGAGTTTGCGCGACCCGGAGATCAGCGTCCTCGAGGGGATCGTGGCGCGCGGCGACCGGTCGCTCTGGCCCGCGATCGTCCGCGCCTGGCGGATCGGCGCGCGCTTCGACTCGTGGAAGGACCATTTCCGCGCCGACCTCTGGGCCTGCGCCCTCGAGAAGGCGGGACTCGACCGGGAAGAACTCCTCGGGCCCCGCGACCCGGACGCGCCGCTCCCCTGGGACGTCTTCGAGCAGGGCGTCTCGGTCGCCCACCTGCGCCGCGAGCGCGAGCGCGCCGTCGCGGGCGAGCTGACCGCTGACTGCCGGACCGACGGCTGCCACGGTTGCGACGCCTGCCGGGACGATGAGGACCGCGTTGCGTGCGAGGCGGCCGCGTCGCCCGCGCCCGCCGGGCCGGCCGCGCCGCTCGCGCCGACCGCGCCGGCAATCTCCCCCGGGAAAAACCTGCCGGCTCCCGGGGCGGCAAACGATCAGGCGGAGGATGCGCCCGTGTACCGCTATCGCGTGCGGTACGAGAAGCGGGGGCGGATCCGCTTCCTCTCGCACCGCGAGCTCATCAACGTCATCCAGCGCGTCCTCAGGCGCACGGAACTGCCCCTCTCCTTCACCGAGGGGTTCCGCCCGCGGCCGCGCCTGTCGATGGGGCCCCCGCTCCCCGTGGGCGCCGAGGGGACGCGGGAGTTCTTCGACATCGAGCTGACCAGACCGGCGGAGATGACGCCGGCCCGCTTCGAGGGGCTCCTCCACGAGGGGCTTCACGTGACCGCCTGCGCGGGGCCGGTCGACCGGCGGCGGGCGAAGCTCTCCCCGGTGACCCGTTTCGCCTGGCGCGTCGACCTCGAGCCGCCGCGGCTCGCCGCCGCCGCGCTCCTGGCCGGAGAGGATTCCGTTTCTGGCCGGGAGGCGATGTGGTATCATCTCGCCCGATCGCTTTCGGTTCGCGAGGCGCCCGGCGCCGATTTGCCGGCCGACGTCGCCGGCACGGTCCTGGCGGCGTGGGAGGATCTCTTCTCCCGGGGAGCGGTCGTCGTCGACCGGAAGGGGCGGGAACGCTCGACGGTCGGGTGCGTCGCGACCGGCGCGGGCGACGACCTCGTCGACCTGGTCGTCCCCGGCACCGAGCGCGGATGGCTGACCCCCGCCGACCTGCTCGCCGCCGTGCTGCCGGCGTGGATCGTCCCGCTGGCGCGCATCGAGCGGACGGGGATCGAATACGGAACGGACACCGGGTTCGCGGATCCGGTGGAATCGATAGAATAA